GTAATTGTTGTGCTTATTTTGTGGAAGCTGGAGCTGCACATGCCCCTATTATTGTCGATTGCAAAAAAATTGACGCACTCAGACGAATTGCAACTGTGTAAACGAACCTAAGCTTTGCATAAGAATCTGCTTGCTATTTACGGATGACTTTCAGTGTACTCAGATATCTGCTGCGTCTTCCCAAATTCTCCGAAATAGTCAAGCAGATTTTACTACGAAGGATGGAGGACTGTTACAAGCTTTTCCTATACAAAAAATTATCCATTGACAATTACTTTTACTATTGGTTCTATTTTCCCTTTCGATACATCTCCTACATAGTCCACATCAATAATGACTGCTCGTGGTTCAAAACGTTGAATACTATCAATGATACGTGCGGTATTACGTCTCTTTGCAAAATGAAAAGGGACTTCAAGCTCTTTTTTTCTGTCCCGCTCTCTCTTATCAGGGTAGGACATAACAAATGTAGATAAAATATATGCTACATTTTGCAATATTTCATCGACGCCTGTTGCACCAAAATCAATATTGCTCTTAGCGGTAACTTGATGTGTCATTCTATCAACCTTTCTTCCAAGAACGTTCATTCACATAAGACTTTAAATGAACAGTATCTTTCTTAATCCATTGCTAGATAACCCATTGTAAAAGGAACACTTAGTTATGTATGCAAAAACTGCGAAGGATATGTTAAAGTTAATCATTCGCAGCCTTATGTAACATCTTATAAATTATGATTTCACCCTCTTTATCTTGTTACCGCATAATAAATTACATATAACCAACTAAAGCATCCATGAATAATTGCCCAAAGTATAGAATGATGAACACTCCAAGATATTGTAATAGCTAAAGCTGAACCAAATCCTATTCCATTTTTCACTACAGTTTTCTTTTCCATTTTCCGTCCTTCTCCCTTCGTTTTTTTGGTGTATACTACACGATGATCTTTTATGATAATTCCTCCTAAATCTTCTACTTTTTTCCTTAACAGGATATGTACTTAAATCATAACATTATATGTTTAAAAAAAGCTGAACATCATACAAAGCTTTTATCATACAATTTATTTTTATTAGCGAAGTCACGCTACACTTTCCGCCACTGATTATGATTGAAAGGTCATGGTCATAATTAGGAAAAGGAAGTGATTTATGTTGAAACTGTTAATCATCTTATCAAGCATTGTTGTCCCTATTATCATGCTTTTACTACAATACAAAAGCAATAGCGTTCATAGTCTATGGAATGTTTTGGCAGTGTTTGCACTGATTATTTTTGGTAGTATTGCATCCACCTCAATTTATCAAATTATCGTAGATGGTGCAGTATTTATGACAACAATCCACGCCATTTTTTTAAATCCATTATTTTTAGTTGTTGGGGCTTATCTTGGTGTATTCATGATATACAGATTGCTGCTTTTAACATGGAAAGAAAAATAACGATTGAATATAAAGAAAAAAAGAAGCATTCTTAAAGAATGCCTCTTTTTATAAAACGATCGTTCAATTATAGTTTAACGATGTTTTTAGCTTGTGGTCCGCGGTTACCGTCTTCTACTTCAAATTCAACTTTTTGACCTTCGTCAAGTGATTTGAAACCTTCACCTTGGATTGCAGAGAAGTGAGCGAATACGTCTGCTTCACCTTCAACTTCGATAAATCCAAAACCTTTTTCTGCGTTAAACCATTTTACTGTACCTTGTTTCATAAATAAAACCTCCAAAAAATAAATTAATAAACAATTTCTTCAGAAAAAAAAACCACCTATTATAAAAAGTACCGAAAAACACGATTACTTTTGTAATAGGTGAATTCAATATTTTAAATCAAGAAATCTTATTATTAATTCCATTATATATGAAAACATCCTAATTGTCTAGTGAAATCGTATATTTAAAATATTGCAATAGTATTACTGGGAAATGTTATTTTAGTTACTTATTTTTCACGTCATCATTTCATCTTTATTAACCTTGTTATAGCTGTAAATTTTAAGATTGTGCTAACGATTGCTCTTGGCGACAACTACAATCTACAATATGATCATTGACCATGCCTACTGCCTGCATAAATGAATAACAAATCGTGCTACCAACAAATTTAAAGCCATCTTTTTTAAGCTGTTTGCTCATACGATCACTTAACTCAGTAGTTACTGGGACATCTGTAATCGTTGCCCAGTTATTCACAATAGGCTGATTGTCGACAAATGACCATATGTAATGTGAAAAGGAACCATGCTGTTGTTGGATACGTAAAAAGGCTTGTGCGTTCGTTACAACGCTTGCGATTTTAAGCTTGTTGCGCACGATACGTGTATCCTCTTTTAGTTCAGCCAACTTTTCTTCGGTATAGGAAATGATTTTGGCAGCATTAAATTGGTCAAAGGCCTCTCGGTAACCGTCTCTCTTTTGTAAAATTGTCCACCAGCTAAGACCTGCTTGTGCCCCTTCTAGACAAATCATTTCAAATAAGCGCTGATCGTCATAAATCGGCACGCCCCATTCCTTATCATGATATTCTACATATAATGGCTCATCTAACTTTACCCATTCACATCTTTTCATCTTCACTACCTCCGACTATTTTTTATCTTTTAAAATTGGCCTTGTCACATTCATCAGGTACAACATACCGAGTCAAGATATCCCCTTAGGTGTTTTGGCTGGTGAATAAATCTTCGCATACCTCCTTTCTTTTCTATTTCTACCTTTATACGTTTATAATAGGTCTAAGTTTCATTTTTTGCCAAATCACAGTTTTTTTAGCTTTCGTTTTATATACGAAAAAATCACAGTTATTTTGTACACAACAAAAAAACTGTGATATCTTCTTTTTACATATATTGTGATGTAAGCCTTACCATTTTGGCTCACATGATTTTAATAATTTGTTCTATGCATAATATCACGACACATCGTTTATTGCTTTGACAAAATCGCTTGATATTAATTTAAATATGTATTGTTTGACGTATTTCGTTCGCGCTCATCTATTACTAGATGGATAATAAATGCTAGCTGTTGTTCAATTAACAGATTATTTTGATGAAATATATCAGCTATTGCAATTTTTTGGCTATCTGCTAATTCAACTTTCTTTAGCATCATCATAATTTCTTCTTTCGAAAGCCCAAACATCTTTTCTCACCCCATTTCCAAATTCAAAAATATTTCATTATTCCAAAAACATTATCCAAAGGTCTAGTGCTACAGACAGACAATATTATTAATGAACCATTTTTACTAATTATAGGATATAACCTACAAATTAAGCAATCTAAAAACTAAATTTTCTAACAATATTTTCTTCCAAAAAAACAAACATTGTTATTTTGGATATAATATTACAAATATTTTAAATTTACTTCCGAATAAATTCCAAGTTTTCTCAACATAATGTATCGCGCACAAAAAAGTGGGCAATTTTCTTACAAATAAATACTTCTTTTGTCGAATTTTATGAATCTTTGTCCATATTTTGCATGAAATATTCGTCCTCTTCAAGTATTTTATCTCGCAAAGGTCTTTAACCTTTCACACATAAGACACTTTTATAGCATAGTAAAAAATAGAATATATATGGTATTGGACGTCCAACCCTACTGTTTATACCCCTTTTCTTATAATTGAAACCTCCATGTTTACCATTTGACTTGTAACAGACATAAAAAAAGTAATTTCAAAAGTTTGAAACTACTCTTTTGCTTTTTTCAATCTTCCACATTGCTTCCGTTACATGTACTTAATTTATCGACACTTCGTTGTGTTTTTTTACTCATTGCTTGCTGTAAGTCTATATGGATAATTCTTGAGGAGTCATCTTTTTGACATCTCCCCGCTTGAATTGGTCCGCGAATATATAATTGGCTTCGTTCCTGTACAACAGCCGCTGTTTTAACATTTGTTAAGGTGCTATTGACGAGTTCAAGAAGCGATTGATTGGTCATTGCCAAAAAAGTTCGCTCGGTGTCGTTGATTGCACAATTTTGGATGCGCCCTATTGACTTATCAGACCAAAATATGGAATAAGGGCTTTGTTGACATTGCGTGAATTGACTATCTACTACTTCAACAATCGCATCAATACACGTAATTCCATTACCAACTATATGATGAAAGGCACAATCGTTGACAAAAAGACGCGCATTATTAATATAAATATGATGACTTTCTAATTCCTGTATGCGTGAATTTTTTAAAGTAATTTTGGCATGATCATTTCCATAAATTCCACCTGTTTGCCCAAATTGAATGATGCATTGATCGAGCACAAGACCACTCGCATCAACAATTACATGAAATTGTATATGATGATGGATTGTACATTCAGTCATTATGACATTGGCTTCGTTGAAAATGGTGATACCCGTTGTGCTGCCATTGGTCACCTGGCATTTTCGAATCTCGGCTTTACTATTCTCTATAAACAACTGTGGCTTTTTATGGCCATATAACTGGCAATCATAGATAATAGCCTTTGATTTTTCGCCAATATACAGTCCATTCCCATTACTTTTCGCAATGCGACTATCAGACGCTACAAGTTCGCTTTCATGGACAACGACATTAGTTTCAGCATGTTGCTTGATTTCACATTGATCGATTGTTAATTTTGAACCACTAAATACTTGGATTCCTACGTCTTTTCCTTCGTGAATAAGCGAGTTGACTAAAGAAATTGTACTGGACGCTGCAACGATTTGAGTTTTTTCATGCCCATGAATTTCACAATCCTCTATGACCATGTGAACGTTTCGTATGGCAAAAATTCCATTCATCGTGCCCTCTAGCAACATGCACTTCGACAATGAAATTTCACTATTTTGCGCAATAATTTGTGCTTTCGTATGCTGGTGTAATGTTGATTCAATCAGCATTACACTTGATCCATTATCTATCCGCATGCCAAATTGATTAGTTGTCCCTGCCAGTATATCAACATTTTTCATCACTAAAGTACCAAAGTTAACAGTGACTTGGGTACTCACTTGTTGCTTTTCGATGATGCAGTTTTCAAGCTGTAGATCCCCTTTCACATAAATGCCGTGGCCTTGACTAAATCGGATATTACGGATGTCTACATGCGTATGGTAACGAATAAACACGCCACCTTTAATCGTAACATCCCCTTTACCATAAAGCGTTAACCTTTTTGAAATCTCTATACTTTCTTCATAGATACCATCTCGAATTTCTATAGCATCTCCAACTTCAGCGTCTTGCAGCGCCTGATTGATATTTTGATAACGATGCATTATCCCTTTTTTTACTACAAGTGTTGCCATCCACATGCCTCCCGTCGTTTACATGTTGTACTTTAATAAGTACGCC
This DNA window, taken from Lysinibacillus sp. FSL M8-0337, encodes the following:
- a CDS encoding cold-shock protein, with amino-acid sequence MKQGTVKWFNAEKGFGFIEVEGEADVFAHFSAIQGEGFKSLDEGQKVEFEVEDGNRGPQAKNIVKL
- a CDS encoding transposase, with translation MLKLLIILSSIVVPIIMLLLQYKSNSVHSLWNVLAVFALIIFGSIASTSIYQIIVDGAVFMTTIHAIFLNPLFLVVGAYLGVFMIYRLLLLTWKEK
- a CDS encoding DNA-3-methyladenine glycosylase I, which produces MKRCEWVKLDEPLYVEYHDKEWGVPIYDDQRLFEMICLEGAQAGLSWWTILQKRDGYREAFDQFNAAKIISYTEEKLAELKEDTRIVRNKLKIASVVTNAQAFLRIQQQHGSFSHYIWSFVDNQPIVNNWATITDVPVTTELSDRMSKQLKKDGFKFVGSTICYSFMQAVGMVNDHIVDCSCRQEQSLAQS
- a CDS encoding right-handed parallel beta-helix repeat-containing protein, translated to MATLVVKKGIMHRYQNINQALQDAEVGDAIEIRDGIYEESIEISKRLTLYGKGDVTIKGGVFIRYHTHVDIRNIRFSQGHGIYVKGDLQLENCIIEKQQVSTQVTVNFGTLVMKNVDILAGTTNQFGMRIDNGSSVMLIESTLHQHTKAQIIAQNSEISLSKCMLLEGTMNGIFAIRNVHMVIEDCEIHGHEKTQIVAASSTISLVNSLIHEGKDVGIQVFSGSKLTIDQCEIKQHAETNVVVHESELVASDSRIAKSNGNGLYIGEKSKAIIYDCQLYGHKKPQLFIENSKAEIRKCQVTNGSTTGITIFNEANVIMTECTIHHHIQFHVIVDASGLVLDQCIIQFGQTGGIYGNDHAKITLKNSRIQELESHHIYINNARLFVNDCAFHHIVGNGITCIDAIVEVVDSQFTQCQQSPYSIFWSDKSIGRIQNCAINDTERTFLAMTNQSLLELVNSTLTNVKTAAVVQERSQLYIRGPIQAGRCQKDDSSRIIHIDLQQAMSKKTQRSVDKLSTCNGSNVED